A single window of Rhodococcus jostii RHA1 DNA harbors:
- a CDS encoding DUF6131 family protein: MIVLGIILLVIGLVAGISILTTIGIILLVIGLVLLVLGTTGRAVGGRKYWY, from the coding sequence GTGATCGTTCTCGGGATCATCCTGCTCGTCATCGGCCTCGTCGCGGGGATTTCCATCCTCACGACGATCGGAATCATCCTTCTCGTCATCGGCCTCGTGCTACTCGTGCTGGGCACGACGGGCCGCGCGGTCGGCGGGCGGAAGTACTGGTATTGA
- the couH gene encoding dihydro-p-hydroxycinnamoy-CoA dehydrogenase, protein MSSVALERTIFDADHDAFRETVRRFAERDVAPHLRDWAEAGQVDRDLYRQAGKLGLLGIDVEERFAGGGIDDFRFNAIVIEELCRVGAPAVVMGLAGINDLVTPYLVSLANEEQKHRFLTPLCTGEKIGAIAMTEPGAGSDLAAISTTALPDGDDLVLNGTKIFISNGMLADFVIVVAKTDPAAGKKGVSLLVVEDGMAGFTRNGPLHKIGLTAQDTAELVFDDVRVPRENVLGEPNDGFGYLRHNLPQERLSVAVTSMASMRRTFDQALTYSCDRTAFGRRVADFQANRFYLAELATEIEIAQCFTDRCILDAANGTLDEVTAAMAKWWITELQQRVVQRAVQLHGGYGYMREYDVAQDYLDCRGGPIYAGTTEIMKEIIGRKLTRA, encoded by the coding sequence ATGTCTTCGGTTGCACTGGAACGGACCATCTTCGACGCCGATCACGATGCGTTCCGGGAAACGGTGCGCCGGTTCGCCGAACGTGACGTAGCCCCGCATCTTCGTGACTGGGCCGAGGCGGGACAGGTGGACCGGGACCTCTACCGTCAGGCCGGCAAGCTCGGGCTCCTCGGGATCGACGTCGAGGAACGATTCGCCGGCGGCGGCATCGACGACTTCCGTTTCAACGCCATCGTCATCGAAGAGCTCTGCCGCGTCGGGGCCCCCGCCGTGGTGATGGGCCTGGCGGGCATCAACGACCTCGTGACGCCGTACCTCGTCTCGCTGGCGAACGAGGAGCAGAAGCATCGGTTCCTGACCCCCTTGTGCACCGGCGAGAAGATCGGCGCCATCGCCATGACCGAGCCGGGTGCGGGTAGCGACCTGGCCGCGATCTCCACGACCGCCCTCCCCGACGGCGACGACCTGGTCCTCAACGGCACCAAGATCTTCATCAGCAACGGAATGCTCGCCGACTTCGTGATCGTCGTGGCCAAGACGGATCCGGCGGCGGGCAAGAAGGGCGTGAGCCTGCTGGTGGTCGAAGACGGGATGGCCGGCTTCACCCGCAACGGACCGTTGCACAAGATCGGCCTGACCGCACAGGACACCGCCGAGCTGGTGTTCGACGACGTCCGCGTCCCCCGCGAGAACGTCCTGGGCGAGCCGAACGACGGCTTCGGCTACCTGCGCCACAATCTGCCCCAGGAACGCCTCAGCGTGGCCGTCACATCCATGGCGTCGATGCGACGCACGTTCGACCAGGCTCTGACGTACAGCTGCGACCGCACAGCGTTCGGCCGGCGGGTGGCCGACTTCCAGGCCAATCGCTTCTACCTCGCGGAACTCGCCACCGAGATCGAGATCGCGCAGTGCTTCACGGACCGCTGCATCCTCGACGCCGCCAACGGCACGCTCGACGAGGTGACCGCGGCGATGGCCAAATGGTGGATCACCGAGCTGCAGCAACGGGTCGTCCAGCGCGCGGTTCAACTGCACGGCGGGTACGGATACATGCGCGAGTACGACGTCGCCCAGGACTATCTCGACTGCCGCGGCGGGCCGATCTACGCCGGGACCACCGAGATCATGAAGGAAATCATCGGGCGCAAGCTCACGCGTGCCTGA
- a CDS encoding CocE/NonD family hydrolase has product MTELPSKVTEPVKHDVLIENDIEATMRDGVVLRSTVYRPNGSGRFPVLLTRTPYGRDLSVNSGYLNPTTVAAAGFVVIMQDVRGRFGSDGEFVPSENEGPDGYDTVQWAAELPYSTGAVGMWGRSYFAETQWRAAQEKPPALRGIAPGISAGGNARSGGLVRGGAMEFGARLGWGHHSAGPAEIAKLSRTDPVRAEREWAAWARIDRAMSEDTFLDTLPVRDMAADAPAFFASPIVESLGFPIDHPTRDLWDSASDRAVDLPSLHIGGWYDIFVNSTLDQYFGQLAHSDSGAAPAPYLIVGPWSHTNFSGLGGSVVFGSPANQAVLDSGQDLSSVHAQWYASVLRDEEPTMPRVRIFVMGENRWRTYDRFPEPARTAELFLAPGGTLVADAEDTDGRVDYDYDPADPVPTVGGATMMPGTFAPGALEQSRVESRDDVLVFTGGALTEPLTVIGRVSATLFASSSAVDTDFVVRLCRVTADGTSITLTDGMVRARYRDSYRTPGTYTSTEPSLLVPGEVCEYAIDLWSTAVTFQPGERIRVHVTSSNHPRWDRNLNTGESAYESSESVVAHQTVHTGPRHPSRVSLSVVR; this is encoded by the coding sequence ATGACCGAACTCCCGTCGAAAGTGACCGAACCTGTGAAACACGATGTACTGATCGAGAACGACATCGAGGCGACGATGCGGGACGGGGTGGTTCTGCGCTCGACCGTATACCGCCCGAACGGATCCGGACGTTTCCCAGTACTGCTCACCCGCACCCCGTACGGCCGCGACCTGTCCGTGAACTCGGGCTACCTCAACCCCACCACCGTCGCAGCCGCCGGATTCGTCGTGATCATGCAGGACGTCCGCGGCAGGTTCGGCTCGGACGGCGAGTTCGTGCCGTCCGAGAACGAAGGTCCGGACGGTTACGACACGGTTCAGTGGGCCGCCGAACTGCCGTACTCGACCGGCGCCGTGGGCATGTGGGGGCGGTCGTACTTCGCCGAAACCCAGTGGCGTGCAGCCCAGGAGAAGCCGCCGGCCCTGCGTGGTATCGCCCCGGGCATCTCCGCAGGCGGCAATGCGCGGTCCGGTGGACTCGTGCGCGGCGGCGCGATGGAATTCGGTGCCCGGCTCGGGTGGGGGCACCACTCGGCCGGACCGGCCGAGATCGCGAAACTGTCCCGCACCGATCCCGTCCGCGCCGAACGCGAATGGGCAGCGTGGGCCCGGATCGATCGGGCGATGTCGGAGGACACGTTCCTCGACACCCTCCCCGTCCGCGACATGGCCGCCGACGCCCCGGCGTTCTTCGCGTCGCCGATCGTCGAATCGCTCGGATTCCCGATCGATCACCCCACCCGCGACCTGTGGGACAGCGCGAGCGACCGGGCCGTCGACCTCCCCTCACTGCACATCGGCGGGTGGTACGACATCTTCGTGAACAGCACCCTCGACCAGTACTTCGGCCAACTGGCGCACAGTGATTCCGGAGCGGCCCCCGCGCCGTACCTGATCGTGGGCCCGTGGAGTCACACCAACTTCTCCGGGCTCGGTGGGTCGGTCGTGTTCGGAAGTCCCGCGAATCAGGCGGTGCTCGATTCGGGTCAGGACCTGTCGTCGGTCCACGCGCAGTGGTACGCGTCGGTGCTCCGCGACGAGGAACCCACCATGCCCCGCGTCCGGATCTTCGTGATGGGGGAGAACCGGTGGCGGACGTACGACCGCTTCCCGGAACCCGCGCGGACGGCCGAACTCTTTCTCGCTCCAGGCGGAACCCTCGTCGCGGACGCGGAGGACACCGACGGGCGCGTCGACTACGACTACGACCCGGCGGATCCGGTGCCGACGGTCGGTGGGGCGACGATGATGCCGGGAACGTTCGCGCCCGGCGCACTGGAACAGAGCCGCGTCGAATCCCGCGACGACGTTCTCGTCTTCACCGGTGGGGCACTCACCGAGCCGTTGACGGTGATCGGCCGGGTGTCCGCGACGCTGTTCGCGTCGTCCAGCGCGGTCGACACCGATTTCGTCGTGCGACTGTGCCGGGTGACCGCGGACGGCACGTCGATCACGCTCACCGACGGCATGGTGCGGGCCCGCTACCGCGACTCCTACCGGACCCCCGGGACGTACACGTCCACCGAACCGAGCCTGCTCGTGCCCGGGGAGGTGTGCGAGTACGCGATCGACCTGTGGTCCACGGCCGTCACGTTCCAGCCGGGCGAGCGGATCCGGGTCCACGTGACGTCCAGCAATCATCCCCGCTGGGACCGCAACCTCAACACCGGCGAATCCGCCTACGAATCATCGGAATCCGTGGTCGCCCACCAGACCGTGCACACGGGGCCGCGTCACCCCAGCCGCGTGTCGCTGTCCGTGGTGCGCTGA
- a CDS encoding LysR family transcriptional regulator, which yields MEIRWMKSFVAVAEELNYGRAAEVLHIAQPAVSQQVQQLEKRLGVKLFDRTTRSVRLTAAGERFLQPCKDALAGIVRAVDAAVIADPAVEGRVRVGFSGAYGQTELSSLARSVRRRYPLIDLVLEGATVSGQILDEIWEGQLDLGIVSDAVSHPHVLTRQISVEYLSALLPSDHPLAERKSIDLAELRDETFVANPAATGSTLRRDLLAACRDAGFTPNIVQETTDGIVLTALVAAGVGVALVPGDVQTYPNRVVLVPLDAGRYEVRAALAWSDRPVSPVVQTVLDLAAEVLPSPDALAVEQ from the coding sequence ATGGAAATCCGCTGGATGAAGTCGTTCGTCGCGGTCGCCGAAGAACTCAACTACGGCCGGGCGGCCGAGGTGCTGCACATCGCGCAACCGGCCGTGAGCCAGCAGGTGCAGCAACTCGAGAAGCGCCTCGGCGTGAAACTGTTCGACCGCACCACGCGATCGGTCCGGCTCACCGCGGCGGGGGAGCGCTTCCTGCAGCCGTGCAAGGACGCGCTCGCCGGAATCGTTCGCGCCGTCGATGCCGCGGTGATCGCGGATCCGGCGGTCGAGGGTCGCGTCCGGGTCGGTTTCAGCGGCGCCTACGGGCAGACCGAATTGTCCTCTCTGGCACGATCGGTGCGCCGCCGGTACCCCCTGATCGATCTCGTCCTCGAGGGGGCGACGGTCAGCGGGCAGATCCTCGACGAAATCTGGGAGGGACAACTCGACCTCGGCATCGTCTCGGACGCGGTGTCCCACCCCCATGTGCTCACGCGGCAGATCTCGGTGGAGTACCTCAGTGCGCTGCTCCCGAGCGATCACCCACTCGCCGAACGGAAGTCGATCGACCTCGCGGAACTGCGCGACGAAACGTTCGTCGCGAATCCCGCCGCCACCGGATCCACTCTCCGCCGCGATCTGCTCGCCGCGTGCCGGGACGCCGGGTTCACGCCGAACATCGTGCAGGAGACCACCGACGGCATCGTGCTGACCGCCCTCGTCGCGGCGGGGGTCGGTGTGGCGCTCGTGCCGGGTGACGTCCAGACGTATCCCAATCGCGTGGTGCTCGTTCCCCTCGATGCCGGCCGATACGAAGTCCGGGCCGCGCTGGCCTGGTCGGACCGTCCCGTATCGCCCGTCGTGCAGACGGTTCTCGACCTCGCTGCCGAGGTGCTGCCGTCGCCGGACGCCCTCGCCGTCGAGCAATAA
- a CDS encoding LysR family transcriptional regulator, with the protein MEIRWMRAFLAVAEVSNYGRAAESLRIAQPAVSQQIQQLERHLGVKLFDRGTRPIRLTAAGEQFLEPCRAALKAVAWAEQSASAGNPAEEGRVRVGFSGAYGQSKLPLFARTVRKRYPKLELVLDGARPSGLILDDIYSGKLDLGFVSAAMSHPEIRTRVISIEPLGALLHADHRLAKRSEISLSELRDDPFVTNPASSGSTLRLDVLAACHDAGFTPEIAQETSDGSTLTALVAAGVGVSLIPVSSHRAGAADAVVVPTDGGRHRIRGALAWADRPLTPLLETVLALAEELMPTIHGIDK; encoded by the coding sequence ATGGAGATCCGCTGGATGCGCGCGTTCCTCGCCGTAGCCGAGGTGTCGAACTACGGCCGGGCCGCCGAGTCGTTACGTATAGCCCAGCCCGCGGTCAGCCAGCAGATCCAGCAGCTGGAGAGGCATCTCGGAGTGAAGCTGTTCGACCGCGGTACGCGACCGATTCGGCTGACCGCCGCTGGCGAGCAGTTTCTCGAACCCTGCCGGGCCGCGCTCAAAGCCGTTGCCTGGGCCGAGCAGTCGGCGTCGGCGGGCAATCCTGCGGAGGAGGGGCGTGTTCGGGTCGGATTCAGCGGTGCCTACGGCCAGTCGAAGCTGCCCTTGTTCGCCCGCACCGTGCGCAAGAGGTATCCGAAGCTCGAGCTGGTTCTCGACGGGGCGAGACCGAGTGGGCTGATCCTCGACGACATCTATTCCGGCAAGCTCGATCTCGGTTTCGTCTCGGCGGCTATGTCGCATCCCGAGATTCGGACGAGAGTGATCTCGATCGAGCCACTGGGGGCGCTACTCCATGCCGACCACCGACTGGCGAAACGCTCGGAGATCTCGCTGTCCGAACTGCGCGACGATCCGTTCGTCACCAACCCCGCGTCGTCGGGATCCACACTTCGTCTGGACGTGCTGGCCGCATGCCACGACGCGGGGTTCACGCCGGAGATCGCGCAGGAAACGTCGGATGGATCGACGCTGACCGCACTGGTCGCGGCCGGCGTGGGGGTGTCACTCATCCCGGTGAGTTCTCATCGCGCCGGAGCAGCCGACGCCGTCGTCGTGCCCACGGACGGCGGCCGCCACCGAATCCGCGGGGCACTGGCGTGGGCGGACAGGCCCCTGACACCGTTGCTCGAGACCGTCCTCGCGCTCGCGGAGGAGCTCATGCCGACGATCCACGGGATCGATAAGTAG
- the couL gene encoding p-hydroxycinnamoyl-CoA synthetase → MDNEGIGSWLERRITMTPKNEALVFDGRAVTYEEMALRTRRLAHGLRALGVEKGDCVGFFGFNDPAALEVMFAAGLLGATYLPLNARLTAEEARFVLGDSRCTTVIFGDQQADVAQELAQSDTPVTTWIGLGDSWSTHTYEGVRAGQPDTRIDEQVGLDDLSVLMYSSGTTGAPKGVMLSHGNMLWNALNQLLAQDMTSKERTLSVAPLFHIGGIGGAVTPTLLNGGTVVLLRKFDAGVVLDTIEKERITTFFAVPTMIQELWHHPRFADADLSSLRAICVAGAPLPEALISPWQDRDVAITQAYGLTETAPSVTMLSSADVRTKIGSAGKRTFFTDVDVVRPDGSSAEPNEIGEIVAKGPNVMLGYLNQPEATARTIVDGWLHTGDAGYFDDEGFLFICDRYKDMYISGGENVYPAEVEAALLKLDGIREAAVIGVPHEKWGETGMAFVVAADGTTLDEETVRARLREKLAGFKIPTFIQIAEALPRTATGKIRKPDLRKLAASQPVSTS, encoded by the coding sequence ATGGACAACGAAGGCATCGGCTCGTGGCTCGAGCGCCGCATCACCATGACGCCGAAGAACGAGGCGCTCGTCTTCGACGGACGGGCCGTCACGTACGAGGAGATGGCCCTGCGGACACGCCGACTCGCCCACGGCCTGCGCGCCCTCGGCGTCGAGAAGGGTGACTGCGTCGGCTTCTTCGGGTTCAACGACCCGGCAGCGCTCGAGGTGATGTTCGCGGCCGGGCTGCTCGGCGCCACGTATCTCCCGCTCAATGCACGCCTCACCGCCGAGGAAGCGCGCTTCGTGCTCGGCGATTCACGCTGCACCACAGTGATCTTCGGCGATCAGCAGGCCGACGTCGCGCAGGAGCTGGCGCAGTCGGACACCCCGGTCACCACCTGGATCGGCCTGGGCGACTCGTGGTCCACCCACACGTACGAGGGCGTGCGCGCCGGGCAGCCGGACACCCGCATCGACGAACAGGTCGGCCTCGACGACCTGTCCGTACTGATGTACTCGTCGGGCACCACCGGCGCACCGAAGGGCGTCATGCTCAGCCATGGCAACATGCTGTGGAACGCACTGAACCAGCTTCTCGCCCAGGACATGACGTCGAAGGAACGCACTCTGTCGGTGGCGCCGCTGTTCCACATCGGCGGGATCGGCGGTGCCGTCACACCCACGCTGCTCAACGGCGGCACCGTGGTGCTGCTGCGCAAGTTCGATGCCGGCGTCGTCCTCGACACGATCGAGAAGGAACGCATCACCACGTTCTTCGCCGTCCCCACGATGATCCAGGAACTCTGGCACCACCCCCGGTTCGCGGACGCCGACCTGTCCAGCCTGCGGGCCATCTGCGTCGCCGGGGCTCCCCTGCCCGAAGCGCTCATCTCCCCGTGGCAGGACCGGGACGTCGCGATCACGCAGGCGTACGGCCTGACGGAGACCGCGCCGTCGGTGACCATGCTGTCGAGTGCGGACGTGCGCACCAAGATCGGTTCCGCCGGTAAGCGGACGTTCTTCACCGACGTCGACGTCGTACGCCCGGACGGGTCGAGCGCCGAACCGAACGAGATCGGCGAGATCGTCGCCAAGGGCCCGAACGTGATGCTCGGCTACCTGAATCAGCCCGAGGCGACCGCCCGCACCATCGTCGACGGCTGGCTGCACACCGGCGACGCCGGCTACTTCGACGACGAAGGCTTCCTCTTCATCTGCGACCGCTACAAGGACATGTACATCTCGGGCGGCGAGAACGTCTACCCCGCCGAGGTCGAGGCTGCGCTGCTGAAACTGGACGGCATCCGGGAGGCGGCGGTCATCGGCGTCCCCCACGAGAAGTGGGGCGAGACCGGCATGGCCTTCGTGGTCGCCGCCGACGGCACGACACTCGACGAGGAGACGGTCCGCGCCCGGCTGCGAGAAAAGCTCGCGGGGTTCAAGATTCCCACATTCATCCAGATCGCGGAGGCACTCCCCCGCACCGCCACCGGTAAGATCCGCAAACCTGACCTGCGCAAGCTTGCCGCTTCGCAGCCTGTGAGTACTTCTTGA
- the couT gene encoding p-hydroxycinnamate MFS transporter — protein MTVTATAGTMSATQRKKEVRRVILSSYLGSTIEFYDFLLYATAASLVFGPVFFADLDPLAASIASMGTFAAGYVARPLGGIVFGHFGDTVGRKAMLLISMTVMGIASFAIGLIPPPEMIGSWAAVILVLLRVCQGLAVGGEWGGAALMSLEHAESGKRGFAAAFTNAGAPTGALLGTLALAAVSLLPDEQFLTWGWRIPFLISAFMLALGLFIRSKVSESPLFTAALKESAKKETTPPIVTILKRPRAVVVASMSCIASFGMQTAFTTFAITYAVSSGAARSDALLAFSFCQFCAIFLVLGSARLSDRIGRRPVMLAGLGAMILSVYPLFLLLSTGQFLFIALAFVGYTICHSATYGPMAAFISEQFGTRARYTGASLGYQLATLIGAGFTPVILASLFASSGKSILPVGLFIIALCVVSAVFLVATKESKDNDLSADTPSA, from the coding sequence ATGACGGTCACCGCCACCGCCGGCACCATGTCGGCCACCCAACGCAAGAAGGAAGTTCGCAGGGTGATCCTGTCGAGCTACCTGGGCAGCACCATCGAGTTCTACGACTTCCTGCTCTACGCCACCGCAGCGTCCCTCGTCTTCGGTCCGGTGTTCTTCGCCGATCTGGACCCCCTGGCCGCGAGCATCGCGTCGATGGGAACGTTCGCCGCCGGCTACGTCGCGCGCCCCCTGGGCGGAATCGTCTTCGGTCACTTCGGGGACACCGTCGGCCGCAAGGCCATGCTGCTGATCTCGATGACCGTCATGGGCATCGCCTCGTTCGCGATCGGGCTCATTCCCCCGCCGGAGATGATCGGCTCCTGGGCCGCGGTGATCCTCGTCCTCCTCCGCGTCTGCCAGGGACTCGCCGTCGGCGGCGAATGGGGTGGCGCAGCGCTGATGTCGCTCGAGCACGCCGAATCCGGCAAGCGCGGTTTCGCCGCGGCGTTCACCAACGCGGGCGCCCCCACCGGCGCACTGCTCGGCACGCTCGCGCTGGCGGCCGTGTCACTTCTCCCGGACGAGCAGTTCCTGACCTGGGGCTGGCGCATCCCGTTCCTGATCTCGGCGTTCATGCTGGCCCTCGGCCTGTTCATCCGGTCCAAGGTGTCGGAGAGCCCGCTGTTCACGGCGGCACTGAAGGAATCCGCGAAGAAGGAAACCACCCCGCCCATCGTCACTATCCTGAAGCGGCCCCGCGCGGTCGTCGTGGCGTCGATGAGCTGCATCGCGAGCTTCGGAATGCAAACCGCGTTCACCACGTTCGCCATCACCTACGCCGTGTCGAGCGGCGCCGCGCGGTCCGACGCGCTACTGGCGTTCTCCTTCTGCCAGTTCTGCGCGATCTTCCTGGTCCTCGGATCGGCGCGACTGTCCGACCGGATCGGCCGCCGCCCGGTCATGCTCGCAGGACTCGGCGCGATGATCCTCAGCGTCTACCCACTCTTCCTGCTGCTGAGCACGGGACAGTTCCTGTTCATCGCGCTCGCCTTCGTCGGCTACACCATCTGCCACTCGGCCACCTACGGTCCGATGGCCGCGTTCATCTCCGAGCAGTTCGGCACCCGGGCGCGCTACACCGGTGCGTCGCTCGGATATCAGCTGGCCACCCTCATCGGTGCGGGATTCACCCCCGTCATCCTGGCGTCGCTGTTCGCGTCGTCCGGTAAATCGATCCTCCCCGTCGGGCTGTTCATCATCGCACTGTGCGTGGTCAGCGCCGTCTTCCTCGTCGCGACGAAGGAGAGCAAGGACAACGACCTGAGCGCCGACACCCCGTCGGCCTGA
- a CDS encoding MFS transporter, which yields MTSTFDGRVVRADTSVRSPHARRAALASFVGSTLEYYDFFIYASFSALAFNTLFFPDLGPFWGTIVSMATIGIGYVVRPLAALVFGHFGDTLGRKRMLVVTLVMMGVATSLIGCLPTYGAIGVAAPILLVLLRAVQGASAAGESAGAASLALEHAPAHRRALAASWVNTGAAAGMLLASLVVLVFSGLPEDAFLSWGWRIPFLLSIFVALAGLVIRRMLPESEVFEEAVSTDEPKEMPAKVIFRDHWPSVLRVVGCGLFAVVSTIFSAFALSWGTHEAGVSRTVMVGATVLTAALALVAQPAAGILADRIGRKPIFITGNLVCAVAISGFFWAVSQRSTALILITACVVMVAGYSLVNAVGPALYAEMFETRIRYSGMAISGQLALVATGFAPTIAAALVRPGPNGWIPVAVFTACCCLVSALTTLTVRETYRTSTTDLGK from the coding sequence ATGACTTCCACATTCGACGGCCGCGTCGTACGCGCCGACACCAGCGTCCGATCGCCCCACGCGCGCCGGGCAGCCCTGGCCTCATTCGTGGGCAGCACACTCGAGTACTACGACTTCTTCATCTACGCCTCCTTCTCCGCGCTCGCGTTCAACACCCTGTTCTTCCCGGACCTCGGCCCGTTCTGGGGGACCATCGTGTCGATGGCGACCATCGGGATCGGTTACGTCGTCCGACCTCTCGCAGCCCTCGTCTTCGGGCACTTCGGAGACACGCTCGGGCGTAAGCGGATGCTGGTGGTCACGCTCGTGATGATGGGTGTGGCCACGTCCCTCATCGGCTGCCTGCCGACATACGGGGCGATCGGCGTCGCAGCACCGATCCTGCTGGTGCTGCTCCGGGCCGTTCAGGGCGCGTCGGCGGCAGGCGAATCGGCGGGAGCCGCGTCCCTGGCGCTCGAACACGCACCCGCCCACCGCCGGGCGCTCGCGGCCAGCTGGGTGAACACCGGCGCCGCCGCAGGAATGCTGCTGGCGTCGCTGGTCGTCCTCGTGTTCTCCGGACTGCCCGAGGACGCCTTCCTCAGCTGGGGATGGCGTATCCCGTTCCTGCTCAGCATCTTCGTCGCACTCGCCGGGCTCGTGATCCGCCGGATGCTGCCCGAGAGCGAGGTGTTCGAGGAGGCCGTGTCGACCGACGAGCCGAAGGAGATGCCGGCGAAGGTGATCTTCCGCGACCACTGGCCGAGCGTGCTGCGGGTCGTCGGGTGCGGACTGTTCGCGGTGGTCTCCACCATCTTCAGTGCCTTCGCCCTCTCGTGGGGCACCCACGAGGCCGGTGTGTCCCGGACCGTCATGGTCGGCGCTACCGTGCTCACCGCCGCACTCGCGCTCGTGGCCCAGCCCGCCGCGGGGATTCTCGCCGACCGGATCGGACGCAAGCCGATCTTCATCACCGGCAACCTCGTCTGCGCCGTCGCCATCTCCGGATTCTTCTGGGCGGTCAGCCAGCGTTCGACAGCCCTGATCCTGATCACGGCGTGCGTCGTGATGGTGGCCGGCTACTCGCTCGTCAACGCCGTCGGTCCCGCGCTGTACGCCGAGATGTTCGAGACGCGCATCCGTTATTCGGGCATGGCGATCTCCGGGCAGCTGGCGCTGGTGGCCACCGGATTCGCCCCCACCATCGCCGCGGCGCTCGTCCGGCCCGGACCGAACGGCTGGATCCCGGTGGCCGTGTTCACCGCGTGCTGCTGCCTGGTCAGCGCACTCACCACGCTCACAGTCCGCGAAACCTACCGGACCAGCACCACCGACCTCGGCAAATGA